The following proteins are encoded in a genomic region of Bombus pyrosoma isolate SC7728 linkage group LG1, ASM1482585v1, whole genome shotgun sequence:
- the LOC122571674 gene encoding histone H2A: MSGRGKGGKIKGKAKSRSNRAGLQFPVGRIHRLLRKGNYAERVGAGAPVYLAAVMEYLAAEVLELAGNAARDNKKTRIIPRHLQLAIRNDEELNKLLSGVTIAQGGVLPNIQAVLLPKKTEKKA, from the coding sequence atgtcTGGACGTGGAAAAGGTGGAAAAATCAAGGGAAAGGCGAAGTCTCGTTCGAATAGAGCAGGCCTGCAGTTCCCCGTTGGTCGTATTCATAGACTGCTTCGCAAAGGAAATTACGCAGAACGCGTTGGTGCTGGTGCACCTGTTTACTTGGCGGCCGTCATGGAATATTTGGCTGCTGAAGTTTTGGAATTGGCTGGTAACGCAGCCAGAGACAACAAGAAGACTAGGATTATTCCAAGACACTTGCAACTTGCCATCAGGAATGACGAAGAGTTAAACAAACTCTTGTCTGGAGTCACTATCGCCCAAGGTGGTGTTTTGCCAAATATCCAAGCGGTACTGTTACCtaagaaaactgaaaaaaagGCATAA
- the LOC122571727 gene encoding histone H4 → MTGRGKGGKGLGKGGAKRHRKVLRDNIQGITKPAIRRLARRGGVKRISGLIYEETRGVLKVFLENVIRDAVTYTEHAKRKTVTAMDVVYALKRQGRTLYGFGG, encoded by the coding sequence ATGACTGGCCGTGGTAAGGGAGGAAAAGGATTGGGAAAAGGAGGAGCAAAGCGCCATAGAAAGGTTTTGCGTGATAACATCCAAGGTATCACCAAGCCAGCCATCCGTCGTCTTGCTCGTCGTGGCGGTGTGAAGCGTATTTCTGGATTGATTTACGAAGAAACGCGTGGTGTATTGAAGGTGTTCTTGGAAAACGTTATCCGAGACGCCGTAACCTACACAGAACACGCCAAGAGGAAGACTGTGACGGCTATGGACGTAGTCTACGCCTTGAAACGTCAAGGAAGAACTCTGTACGGTTTTGGTGGTTAA
- the LOC122571662 gene encoding histone H3 codes for MARTKQTARKSTGGKAPRKQLATKAARKSAPATGGVKKPHRYRPGTVALREIRRYQKSTELLIRKLPFQRLVREIAQDFKTDLRFQSSAVMALQEASEAYLVGLFEDTNLCAIHAKRVTIMPKDIQLARRIRGERA; via the coding sequence ATGGCTCGTACCAAGCAGACTGCTCGTAAATCAACTGGTGGAAAGGCTCCACGTAAGCAGTTGGCCACCAAGGCTGCTCGTAAGAGTGCCCCGGCTACCGGTGGAGTGAAGAAACCTCATCGCTACAGGCCTGGAACTGTCGCTCTTCGTGAAATCCGAAGATACCAAAAGAGCACCGAACTGCTGATCAGAAAGTTGCCATTCCAACGTCTGGTTCGTGAAATCGCTCAAGATTTCAAGACCGATCTAAGGTTCCAGAGCTCCGCTGTCATGGCTTTGCAAGAAGCTAGCGAAGCTTACCTCGTTGGTCTTTTTGAAGATACTAACCTGTGCGCAATCCATGCTAAACGTGTTACCATTATGCCAAAAGACATTCAGTTGGCACGCCGTATTCGAGGAGAGAGAGCCTAA
- the LOC122571668 gene encoding histone H2A-like — protein MSGRGKGGKAKGKAKSRSNRAGLQFPVGRIHRLLRKGNYAERVGAGAPVYLAAVMEYLAAEVLELAGNAARDNKKTRIIPRHLQLAIRNDEELNKLLSGVTIAQGGVLPNIQAVLLPKKTEKKA, from the coding sequence ATGTCTGGCCGCGGCAAAGGTGGAAAAGCCAAGGGAAAGGCAAAGTCTCGTTCGAACAGAGCTGGCCTGCAATTCCCTGTTGGTCGTATTCATAGGCTTCTTCGTAAAGGAAATTACGCCGAGCGCGTCGGTGCTGGGGCACCTGTGTACTTGGCGGCCGTTATGGAGTACTTGGCGGCTGAAGTACTGGAATTGGCGGGAAATGCCGCTCGTGATAACAAGAAGACCAGAATTATTCCACGGCATCTTCAACTCGCCATCCGTAATGATGaagaattgaataaattgCTCTCTGGTGTTACCATCGCTCAGGGTGGTGTCTTACCGAATATCCAAGCAGTTCTGTTGCCTAAGAAGACTGAAAAAAAGGCTTAA
- the LOC122571676 gene encoding histone H2B, which produces MPPKASGKAVKKAGKAQKNISKSDKKKKRRRKESYAIYIYKVLKQVHPDTGISSKAMSIMNSFVNDVFERIAAEASRLAHYNKRSTITSREIQTAVRLLLPGELAKHAVSEGTKAVTKYTSSK; this is translated from the coding sequence ATGCCACCGAAAGCTAGTGGAAAAGCTGTGAAGAAAGCTGGCAAAgctcagaaaaatattagcaagtctgataagaagaagaagaggaggaggaaggaAAGCTATGCTATCTACATCTATAAAGTGTTGAAGCAGGTCCATCCTGATACTGGTATTTCCAGCAAAGCCATGAGCATCATGAACAGCTTTGTAAATGATGTTTTTGAGCGTATCGCTGCCGAAGCTTCACGCTTGGCACATTACAACAAGAGATCTACGATCACGTCTCGGGAAATCCAAACTGCTGTTAGGCTTTTGTTGCCTGGTGAATTGGCTAAGCACGCCGTTTCTGAAGGCACTAAGGCTGTCACTAAGTATACCAGCTCAAAGTAA
- the LOC122571641 gene encoding late histone H1-like, protein MEDKANSNSTAVEAAENPSTPAKKSSKSKSKSQREKASHPPTSEMVNAAIKELKDRKGSSLQAIKKYIASTYKVDGEKFAPFIKRYLKSAVTSGTVVQTKGKGASGSFKLSTGKSETSKTKKVPHPAKKAAPKKVQSVEKKTVSKKTAPAKKPASPKKAAVEKKPAPAKKSASKVAVAKPKAASEAKSMSKAKKTAKAPAAKTKTPKPKKAAAPKAVKSPAKK, encoded by the coding sequence ATGGAAGACAAAGCGAACTCTAATAGTACCGCAGTTGAAGCTGCCGAGAATCCATCTACGCCAGCGAAGAAGTCGTCGAAAAGTAAGTCGAAATCGCAACGTGAAAAGGCGTCTCATCCACCAACTTCAGAAATGGTCAACGCTGCCATTAAAGAGTTGAAGGATCGTAAAGGATCGTCTCTCCAAGCTATCAAAAAATACATTGCTTCTACTTATAAAGTCGACGGAGAGAAATTTGCTCCGTTCATTAAGAGATATTTGAAATCTGCTGTGACATCTGGAACTGTCGTCCAAACAAAAGGCAAAGGAGCGTCTGGATCTTTCAAGTTGTCTACTGGAAAAAGTGAGACTTCTAAGACCAAGAAGGTTCCTCACCCAGCCAAGAAGGCCGCACCGAAAAAGGTACAATCTGTCGAGAAGAAGACCGTCTCGAAGAAAACTGCTCCTGCTAAGAAACCGGCATCGCCCAAAAAAGCTGCAGTTGAAAAGAAACCGGCACCAGCGAAGAAGAGTGCATCCAAGGTAGCCGTTGCAAAACCGAAAGCTGCTAGTGAAGCCAAGAGCATGTCGAAAGCTAAGAAGACCGCCAAAGCACCAGCGGCCAAGACTAAAACACCTAAACCCAAGAAAGCAGCTGCACCAAAAGCAGTTAAATCCCCagcaaaaaaataa
- the LOC122571658 gene encoding histone H3: MARTKQTARKSTGGKAPRKQLATKAARKSAPATGGVKKPHRYRPGTVALREIRRYQKSTELLIRKLPFQRLVREIAQDFKTDLRFQSSAVMALQEASEAYLVGLFEDTNLCAIHAKRVTIMPKDIQLARRIRGERA; encoded by the coding sequence ATGGCTCGTACCAAGCAGACTGCTCGTAAATCAACTGGTGGAAAGGCTCCACGTAAGCAGTTGGCCACCAAGGCTGCTCGTAAGAGTGCCCCGGCTACCGGTGGAGTGAAGAAACCTCATCGCTACAGACCTGGAACTGTCGCTCTTCGTGAAATCCGAAGATACCAAAAGAGCACCGAACTGCTGATCAGAAAGTTGCCATTCCAACGTCTGGTTCGTGAAATCGCTCAAGATTTCAAGACCGATCTAAGATTCCAGAGCTCCGCTGTCATGGCTTTGCAAGAAGCTAGCGAAGCTTACCTCGTTGGTCTTTTCGAAGATACTAACCTGTGCGCAATCCATGCTAAACGTGTTACCATTATGCCAAAAGACATTCAGTTGGCACGCCGTATTCGAGGAGAGAGAGCCTAA
- the LOC122571724 gene encoding histone H4: MTGRGKGGKGLGKGGAKRHRKVLRDNIQGITKPAIRRLARRGGVKRISGLIYEETRGVLKVFLENVIRDAVTYTEHAKRKTVTAMDVVYALKRQGRTLYGFGG; this comes from the coding sequence ATGACAGGCCGTGGTAAGGGAGGAAAAGGATTGGGAAAAGGAGGAGCAAAGCGTCATAGAAAGGTTTTGCGTGATAACATCCAAGGTATCACCAAGCCAGCCATCCGTCGTCTTGCTCGTCGTGGCGGTGTGAAGCGTATTTCTGGATTGATCTACGAAGAAACGCGTGGTGTATTGAAGGTGTTCTTGGAAAACGTTATCCGAGACGCCGTAACCTACACAGAACACGCCAAGAGGAAGACTGTGACGGCTATGGACGTAGTCTACGCCTTGAAACGTCAAGGAAGAACTCTGTACGGTTTTGGTGGTTAA
- the LOC122571464 gene encoding U4/U6 small nuclear ribonucleoprotein Prp4, which translates to MSDDEDLVYVKKQKTVHYGSLEEAERARLVAVAESSEEEKNTTNLGDNANATATLGNIHISNEYMELEDEMSKDRQALLEEFERRKKARQINVSTDDSEVKKNLRQLDEPICLFGEGPADRRTRLRELLANLGEDAIKKKHEEEEKPSHPIERDTETTWYHEGPDSLQIARSWIATYSLPRAKARLGKARQDLELPTATRTARRQELLKKLQALTIYCSQIGDTRPISFCQFSPNSKLLATASWSGLCKIWSVPDCTLLRTLKGHTCNVGCIVFHPKATITEEVVGEKSGQTCVLASCASDGTVKLWSGGSGEEPLAEVEGHEPHRVSRLAFHPSGRFLGTCCYDASWRLWDLEQQAEVLHQEGHARAVHCISFQGDGSVSATGGHDSFGRVWDLRTGRCIMFMEGHLKSIFGIDFSPNGFHIATASEDNTSKIWDLRKRSCVYTIPAHTNLLSDVKYQRIEGQYLVTASYDNTAKIWSNKTWQPLKTLPGHDGKVMSVDISPDHKFIGTSSYDRTFKLWAPENM; encoded by the exons ATGTCAGATGACGAAGATTTGGTTTATGTTAAGAAGCAAAAGACTGTTCATTATGGATCCCTCGAAGAAGCGGAGCGTGCTAGATTGGTTGCTGTGGCTGAATCTtccgaagaagaaaaaaataccaCAAATTTGGGAGATAATGCCAATGCTACAGCTACTTTGGGAAACATTCACATATCAAACGAATATATGGAACTTGAAGATGAAATGTCTAAAGATAGACAAGCTCTCTTAGAAGAATTTGAACGTAGAAAGAAAGCTCGTCAAATCAACGTGTCTACTGATGATTCcgaagtaaagaaaaatttgagaCAATTGGATGAGCCTATTTGTCTTTTTGGTGAAGGACCTGCAGATAGGAGAACAAGACTGAGGGAATTATTGGCTAATTTGGGTGAAGatgcaattaaaaagaaacacgaagaGGAGGAGAAACCATCCCATCCAATTGAGAGAGACACAGAAACAACATGGTATCATGAAGGGCCAGACTCACTCCAAATAGCACGTTCTTGGATTGCTA cGTATTCATTGCCCAGAGCAAAGGCGAGATTGGGTAAGGCAAGGCAGGATTTGGAGTTACCAACAGCTACGCGTACAGCACGCCGTCAAGAGCTTCTGAAAAAGTTACAAGCTTTGACAATTTACTGTTCTCAAATTGGAGATACTAGGCCAATTTCTTTCTGTCAGTTCAGTCCAAATTCCAAATTGCTCGCTACAGCTTCATGGTCAGGCTTGTGTAAAATATGGTCTGTACCTGACTGTACTTTGTTAAGAACACTTAAAGGACACACTTGTAATGTTGGCTGCATTGTTTTTCATCCAAAAGCTACTATTACTGAAGAGGTGGTAGGAGAAAAATCTGGACAGACTTGTGTGTTAGCATCTTGCGCTTCGGatg GAACAGTAAAGTTGTGGAGTGGTGGATCTGGGGAGGAACCCTTAGCTGAAGTCGAAGGACATGAACCGCACAGAGTTTCAAGGCTAGCATTTCATCCATCTGGCAGATTTCTTGGGACATGTTGCTATGACGCATCTTGGAGACTTTGGGACTTGGAACAGCAAGCAGAAGTCTTACATCAGGAAGGTCATGCCAGAGCTGTGCATTGTATTAG TTTTCAGGGCGACGGTAGTGTAAGCGCCACAGGTGGTCATGACTCTTTCGGTCGAGTGTGGGATCTTCGCACAGGACGGTGCATTATGTTTATGGAAGGTCATTTAAAATCTATCTTTGGTATCGATTTCTCCCCGAATGGATTTCACATAGCAACAGCGAGCGAAGATAATACTTCTAAGATATGGGATTTACGAAAGAGATCTTGCGTGTATACGATACCTGCGCACACAAATTTACTATCAGACGTGAAATACCAAAGAATAGAAGGACAATACCTAGTCACAGCATCGTACGACAATACTGCGAAAATATGGTCAAATAAAACCTGGCAACCACTTAAAACGTTACCAGGTCACGATGGTAAAGTTATGTCCGTCGATATTTCTCCCGATCATAAATTCATCGGGACTAGTTCGTACGATCGAACGTTCAAATTGTGGGCTCCTGAAAACATGTAA